From one Salvelinus alpinus chromosome 14, SLU_Salpinus.1, whole genome shotgun sequence genomic stretch:
- the LOC139539007 gene encoding major histocompatibility complex class I-related gene protein-like isoform X2 produces the protein MVGKILVLWLCLNLPTANSAIHSLKYFYTALPQPTGLPEFSAVAYLDEEPIYSYDSSTKEVVARQEWVEGAVDRDFWGKNTDILMETEKVFKDNINTARDRFNQTSALVLQKLYKCEWDEETGATDGHEQYGYGGEDFLLFDMKNERWIAPVRQGLVTKIKWDANVPKLEAKIHYLTHTCIEWLNVFYQRSMLERTVPPQVSLLQKILSCPVTCHATGFYPKAIMIFWRRDGVEIHDDVVHEETLPNGDGTYQKRTHLTVSPEDLQKYDYTCTVQHIRGDVVLSANRDSIHSNSRNTPGLAIITTTMFMVFLLVTFAFGVIVIKRKVWKGRDPTAGKEKQCPTSLLEKNVLLLNDAKPAEMEKPKMSHPADTLQSPTQDTTGSDRSRTISSSCSSGSDDSGDSITPLVKTR, from the exons CTATCCATTCCCTGAAGTATTTCTACACAGCACTCCCACAACCTACTGGTCTTCCAGAGTTCAGCGCTGTTGCGTATTTGGATGAGGAACCAATATATTCCTATGACAGTTCTACAAAGGAAGTGGTAGCTCGACAGGAGTGGGTTGAAGGAGCCGTGGATCGAGACTTCTGGGGAAAAAATACAGACATTCTTATGGAGACTGAGAAGGTGTTCAAAGACAACATTAACACTGCAAGAGATCGCTTCAACCAGACAA GTGCCCTAGTATTGCAGAAACTGTACAAGTGTGAGTGGGATGAGGAAACCGGTGCTACAGATGGACATGAACAGTATGGATATGGAGGAGAGGACTTCCTGTTATTTGATATGAAGAATGAAAGATGGATTGCACCTGTTCGGCAGGGACTCGTCACCAAAATAAAGTGGGATGCTAATGTTCCTAAACTTGAAGCCAAAATTCACTATCTAACCCATACGTGTATTGAATGGCTGAATGTTTTCTATCAGAGAAGCATGCTGGAGAGGACAG TCCCACCGCAGGTATCTTTGCTTCAGAaaatcctctcctgtcctgtgacCTGCCATGCAACAGGCTTCTACCCGAAAGCAATCATGATATTTTGGAGAAGAGATGGAGTAGAGATCCATGATGATGTGGTGCATGAAGAGACCCTGCCTAACGGGGATGGGACGTATCAGAAGAGAACCCATCTCACTGTGTCCCCTGAAGACCTACAGAAGTACGACTACACATGCACTGTCCAACACATTAGAGGTGATGTGGTTCTGTCTGCTAACAGGGACAGCATTCACAGCAACAGCAGGAATACTCCGG GGCTCGccatcatcactaccaccatGTTCATGgtctttttattggtcacattcgCCTTCGGTGTTATTG TAATAAAGAGAAAGGTCTGGAAAGGAAGAG ATCCAACAGCTGGAAAGGAAAAACAGTGTCCAA CAAGTCTCCTGGAGAAGAATGTTCTTCTGCTCAACGATG CAAAACCTGCTGAAATGGAGAAACCAAAAA TGAGCCATCCAGCTGATACTCTCCAGAGCCCGACTCAAGATACGACTG GTTCCGACAGAAGCAGAACAATTTCCTCAAGCTGTTCTAGTGGCTCTGATGACTCTGGAGACTCTAT AACTCCTCTTGTCAAGACAC GTTGA
- the LOC139539007 gene encoding major histocompatibility complex class I-related gene protein-like isoform X3, with amino-acid sequence MYTVSNRIVHISTLLVTYLIPVTCAAIHSLKYFYTALPQPTGLPEFSAVAYLDEEPIYSYDSSTKEVVARQEWVEGAVDRDFWGKNTDILMETEKVFKDNINTARDRFNQTSALVLQKLYKCEWDEETGATDGHEQYGYGGEDFLLFDMKNERWIAPVRQGLVTKIKWDANVPKLEAKIHYLTHTCIEWLNVFYQRSMLERTVPPQVSLLQKILSCPVTCHATGFYPKAIMIFWRRDGVEIHDDVVHEETLPNGDGTYQKRTHLTVSPEDLQKYDYTCTVQHIRGDVVLSANRDSIHSNSRNTPGLAIITTTMFMVFLLVTFAFGVIVIKRKVWKGRDPTAGKEKQCPTSLLEKNVLLLNDAKPAEMEKPKMSHPADTLQSPTQDTTGRQ; translated from the exons CTATCCATTCCCTGAAGTATTTCTACACAGCACTCCCACAACCTACTGGTCTTCCAGAGTTCAGCGCTGTTGCGTATTTGGATGAGGAACCAATATATTCCTATGACAGTTCTACAAAGGAAGTGGTAGCTCGACAGGAGTGGGTTGAAGGAGCCGTGGATCGAGACTTCTGGGGAAAAAATACAGACATTCTTATGGAGACTGAGAAGGTGTTCAAAGACAACATTAACACTGCAAGAGATCGCTTCAACCAGACAA GTGCCCTAGTATTGCAGAAACTGTACAAGTGTGAGTGGGATGAGGAAACCGGTGCTACAGATGGACATGAACAGTATGGATATGGAGGAGAGGACTTCCTGTTATTTGATATGAAGAATGAAAGATGGATTGCACCTGTTCGGCAGGGACTCGTCACCAAAATAAAGTGGGATGCTAATGTTCCTAAACTTGAAGCCAAAATTCACTATCTAACCCATACGTGTATTGAATGGCTGAATGTTTTCTATCAGAGAAGCATGCTGGAGAGGACAG TCCCACCGCAGGTATCTTTGCTTCAGAaaatcctctcctgtcctgtgacCTGCCATGCAACAGGCTTCTACCCGAAAGCAATCATGATATTTTGGAGAAGAGATGGAGTAGAGATCCATGATGATGTGGTGCATGAAGAGACCCTGCCTAACGGGGATGGGACGTATCAGAAGAGAACCCATCTCACTGTGTCCCCTGAAGACCTACAGAAGTACGACTACACATGCACTGTCCAACACATTAGAGGTGATGTGGTTCTGTCTGCTAACAGGGACAGCATTCACAGCAACAGCAGGAATACTCCGG GGCTCGccatcatcactaccaccatGTTCATGgtctttttattggtcacattcgCCTTCGGTGTTATTG TAATAAAGAGAAAGGTCTGGAAAGGAAGAG ATCCAACAGCTGGAAAGGAAAAACAGTGTCCAA CAAGTCTCCTGGAGAAGAATGTTCTTCTGCTCAACGATG CAAAACCTGCTGAAATGGAGAAACCAAAAA TGAGCCATCCAGCTGATACTCTCCAGAGCCCGACTCAAGATACGACTG GAAGGCAATAA
- the LOC139539007 gene encoding major histocompatibility complex class I-related gene protein-like isoform X1: MYTVSNRIVHISTLLVTYLIPVTCAAIHSLKYFYTALPQPTGLPEFSAVAYLDEEPIYSYDSSTKEVVARQEWVEGAVDRDFWGKNTDILMETEKVFKDNINTARDRFNQTSALVLQKLYKCEWDEETGATDGHEQYGYGGEDFLLFDMKNERWIAPVRQGLVTKIKWDANVPKLEAKIHYLTHTCIEWLNVFYQRSMLERTVPPQVSLLQKILSCPVTCHATGFYPKAIMIFWRRDGVEIHDDVVHEETLPNGDGTYQKRTHLTVSPEDLQKYDYTCTVQHIRGDVVLSANRDSIHSNSRNTPGLAIITTTMFMVFLLVTFAFGVIVIKRKVWKGRDPTAGKEKQCPTSLLEKNVLLLNDAKPAEMEKPKMSHPADTLQSPTQDTTGSDRSRTISSSCSSGSDDSGDSITPLVKTR; the protein is encoded by the exons CTATCCATTCCCTGAAGTATTTCTACACAGCACTCCCACAACCTACTGGTCTTCCAGAGTTCAGCGCTGTTGCGTATTTGGATGAGGAACCAATATATTCCTATGACAGTTCTACAAAGGAAGTGGTAGCTCGACAGGAGTGGGTTGAAGGAGCCGTGGATCGAGACTTCTGGGGAAAAAATACAGACATTCTTATGGAGACTGAGAAGGTGTTCAAAGACAACATTAACACTGCAAGAGATCGCTTCAACCAGACAA GTGCCCTAGTATTGCAGAAACTGTACAAGTGTGAGTGGGATGAGGAAACCGGTGCTACAGATGGACATGAACAGTATGGATATGGAGGAGAGGACTTCCTGTTATTTGATATGAAGAATGAAAGATGGATTGCACCTGTTCGGCAGGGACTCGTCACCAAAATAAAGTGGGATGCTAATGTTCCTAAACTTGAAGCCAAAATTCACTATCTAACCCATACGTGTATTGAATGGCTGAATGTTTTCTATCAGAGAAGCATGCTGGAGAGGACAG TCCCACCGCAGGTATCTTTGCTTCAGAaaatcctctcctgtcctgtgacCTGCCATGCAACAGGCTTCTACCCGAAAGCAATCATGATATTTTGGAGAAGAGATGGAGTAGAGATCCATGATGATGTGGTGCATGAAGAGACCCTGCCTAACGGGGATGGGACGTATCAGAAGAGAACCCATCTCACTGTGTCCCCTGAAGACCTACAGAAGTACGACTACACATGCACTGTCCAACACATTAGAGGTGATGTGGTTCTGTCTGCTAACAGGGACAGCATTCACAGCAACAGCAGGAATACTCCGG GGCTCGccatcatcactaccaccatGTTCATGgtctttttattggtcacattcgCCTTCGGTGTTATTG TAATAAAGAGAAAGGTCTGGAAAGGAAGAG ATCCAACAGCTGGAAAGGAAAAACAGTGTCCAA CAAGTCTCCTGGAGAAGAATGTTCTTCTGCTCAACGATG CAAAACCTGCTGAAATGGAGAAACCAAAAA TGAGCCATCCAGCTGATACTCTCCAGAGCCCGACTCAAGATACGACTG GTTCCGACAGAAGCAGAACAATTTCCTCAAGCTGTTCTAGTGGCTCTGATGACTCTGGAGACTCTAT AACTCCTCTTGTCAAGACAC GTTGA
- the LOC139539008 gene encoding major histocompatibility complex class I-related gene protein-like → MLGQILVLWVCLSLPTVSSVALRYFYRALSQSTGLPEFSAVAYLDEEPIYFYDSSTKEVVARQEWVKGAVDPDFWGRSTHILMETENVFKDNMDTARARFNQTSALVLQKLYKCEWDEETGATDGHEQYGYGGEDFLLFDMKNERWIAPVRQGLVTKIKWDANVPKLEAKIHYLTHTCIEWLKKYVFYQRSMLERTVPPQVTLLQKEPSYPVTCHATGFYPKAIMIFWRRDGVEIHDDVVHEETLPNGDGTYQKRTHLTVSPEDLQKYDYTCTVQHIRGDVVLYANRDSIYSNSRNRQGLAIIITTMFMSMVFVLVTLAFGVIVIKRKVWKGRDPTAGKEKQCPTSLPEKNVLLLNDAKPAEMEKPKMSHPADTLQCPNQDDWLRQIVQQKRYNFLKLFKGL, encoded by the exons ATGTTAGGCCAAATCCTTGTGTTATGGGTGTGTCTCAGTCTGCCTACAGTATCCTCAG TTGCCCTGAGGTATTTTTACAGAGCGCTCTCACAATCTACTGGCCTTCCAGAGTTCAGCGCTGTTGCGTATTTGGATGAGGAACCAATATATTTCTATGACAGTTCTACAAAGGAAGTGGTAGCTCGACAGGAGTGGGTTAAAGGAGCTGTGGATCCAGACTTCTGGGGAAGAAGTACACACATTCTTATGGAGACTGAGAACGTGTTCAAAGACAACATGGACACTGCAAGAGCTCGCTTCAACCAGACAA GTGCCCTAGTATTGCAGAAACTGTACAAGTGTGAGTGGGATGAGGAAACCGGTGCTACAGATGGACATGAACAGTATGGATATGGAGGAGAGGACTTCCTGTTATTTGATATGAAGAATGAAAGATGGATTGCACCTGTTCGGCAGGGACTCGTCACCAAAATAAAGTGGGATGCTAATGTTCCTAAACTTGAAGCCAAAATTCACTATCTAACCCATACGTGTATTGAATGGCTGAAAAAATATGTTTTCTATCAGAGAAGCATGCTGGAGAGGacag TCCCACCGCAGGTAACTTTGCTTCAGAAAGAACCCTCCTATCCTGTGACCTGCCATGCAACAGGCTTCTACCCGAAAGCAATCATGATATTTTGGAGAAGAGATGGAGTAGAGATCCATGATGATGTGGTGCATGAAGAGACCCTGCCTAACGGGGATGGGACGTATCAGAAGAGAACCCATCTCACTGTGTCCCCTGAAGACCTACAGAAGTACGACTACACATGCACTGTCCAACACATTAGAGGTGATGTGGTTCTGTATGCTAACAGGGACAGCATTTACAGCAACAGCAGGAATCGTCAGG GGCTCGCCATCATCATTACCACCATGTTCATGTCCATGGTCTTTGTATTGGTCACATTGGCCTTCGGTGTTATTG TAATAAAGAGAAAGGTCTGGAAAGGAAGAG ATCCAACAGCTGGAAAGGAAAAACAGTGTCCAA CAAGTCTCCCGGAGAAGAATGTTCTTCTGCTCAACGATG CAAAACCTGCTGAAATGGAGAAACCAAAAA TGAGCCATCCAGCTGATACTCTCCAGTGCCCGAATCAAGACGACTG GTTACGACAGATCGTCCAACAGAAGCGGTACAATTTCCTCAAGCTCTTCAAAGGTCTCTGA